In Castanea sativa cultivar Marrone di Chiusa Pesio chromosome 6, ASM4071231v1, a single window of DNA contains:
- the LOC142640497 gene encoding phytosulfokine receptor 2 produces MVVLGLVAMTFLKWVFLACFLCSCLGLKTQASSCNPNDLLALKDFAGNLTNGSIVTSWTSASICCSWDGVVCENVKNGSSVTSRVTKLLLSRKGLKGIISHSLGRLDHLKFLDLSSNHLNGELPAELSNLKQLEVLDLSYNMLSGPVSKALSGLESIQTLNISSNIFNESLRELGGLPNIVVFNISNNSFAGGFDSRICNSSNGIQILDVSVNHLMGGLEGLDNCSISLQQLHVDCNSLSGPLPDSLYSMSALEQLSVSGNNFSGQLSMDLSKLSSLKTLVIFGNHFSGDLPDVFGNLTKLELLVAHTNSFSGILPSTLALCTKLQVLDLRNNSITGHIDLNFTGLPNLCQLDLASNRFYGPLPNSLSNCRELKILSLAKNELTGQIPEDFSKLTSLLSLSLSNNSFVNLTGALSVLQQCQNLTTLVLTRNFHGEEIPQNVSGFKSLIFFAIGNCALKGQIPGWLLSCRQLRVLDLSWNHLDGSIPSWIGQMESLFYLDFSNNSLTGEIPKSLTELKSLIFLNGSSSNLTASAGIPLYVKRNQSANGLQYNQASSFPPAIYLSNNRISGIISPEIGRLKALHVLDLSRNNITGTIPSSISELSNLELLDLSYNNLSGSIPLSFSKLTFLSKFSVAYNHLYGAIPTGGQFSIFPSSSFEGNLGLCGQVDSPCDIGGHTGPRPAISSGSNSKFGRNSIFGITISIGVGVAVLLAIALLKMSRQNVGDPVDNFDEELSRPRRLSEALGSSKLVLFQNSDCKDLTVTELLKSTNNFNQANIIGCGGFGLVYKANLPNGTKAAIKRLSGDCGQMEREFQAEVEALSRAQHKNLVALQGYCRYGNDRLLIYSYMENGSLDYWLHENVDGVSLLKWDARLKIAQGAARGLAYLHKGCEPNIVHRDIKSSNILLDEIFEAHLADFGLSRLLQPYDTHVTTDLVGTLGYIPPEYSQTLTATIRGDVYSFGVVLLELLTGKRPVEVCKGKNCRDLVSWVFQMKSEKREEEIIDSAIWDKDHEKQLLEVLGIACKCLDRDPRQRPSIEQVVSWLNGVGYKEAQQ; encoded by the coding sequence ATGGTGGTGCTGGGGCTTGTTGCAATGACTTTCCTCAAATGGGTATTTTTGGCTTGCTTTCTTTGTTCATGTTTGGGTCTGAAAACCCAAGCCTCATCCTGTAATCCAAATGATCTGTTGGCGCTCAAGGACTTTGCAGGAAACCTCACAAATGGGTCCATTGTCACATCCTGGACCAGTGCATCTATTTGCTGCAGTTGGGATGGTGTTGTCTGTGAGAATGTGAAGAATGGTAGCTCAGTTACTAGTAGAGTGACCAAGTTGCTTCTCTCCAGAAAGGGTCTCAAAGGGATAATTTCACACTCTTTGGGTAGACTGGACCATCTGAAATTTCTCGATCTTTCAAGCAATCATCTCAATGGTGAATTGCCTGCAGAGCTCTCAAACTTGAAGCAGCTGGAAGTTCTTGATTTGAGCTATAACATGCTATCAGGACCAGTTTCAAAGGCACTTTCCGGTCTTGAATCCATTCAAACACTGAATATCTCTAGCAACATATTCAATGAGAGTTTGCGCGAGCTCGGGGGATTGCCAAATATTGTTGTGTTCAACATCAGCAACAATTCATTCGCTGGTGGGTTTGATTCTCGCATTTGCAATTCCTCAAATGGGATTCAGATTCTTGATGTGTCTGTGAACCATTTGATGGGCGGTCTTGAAGGCTTGGATAATTGCAGCATCTCTCTCCAACAATTACATGTGGATTGCAATTCCCTTTCAGGGCCTCTTCCTGATTCTTTGTATTCTATGTCAGCTTTGGAGCAACTCTCAGTCTCTGGAAACAATTTCTCTGGCCAGTTAAGCATGGACTTGAGTAAGCTCTCTAGCCTTAAAACCTTAGTCATTTTTGGAAATCATTTTTCAGGTGATCTGCCTGATGTGTTTGGGAACCTCACAAAACTAGAACTATTAGTTGCACACACAAATTCATTTTCTGGGATATTGCCATCTACCCTTGCACTTTGCACAAAGCTTCAAGTGCTTGATCTTCGTAACAATTCGATTACGGGCCATATTGATCTTAATTTCACTGGGTTGCCCAACCTCTGCCAACTTGATCTTGCCAGTAATCGGTTTTATGGGCCTCTTCCAAATTCTCTATCTAATTGCcgtgaattgaaaattttgagccTTGCTAAGAATGAATTGACTGGCCAAATCCCTGAAGATTTTTCAAAGCTTACATCATTGTTGTCCCTCTCATTGTCGAACAACAGCTTTGTGAACCTAACTGGGGCACTATCTGTGCTTCAGCAATGTCAAAATCTCACCACTCTTGTTCTTACAAGGAATTTTCATGGCGAGGAAATTCCTCAAAATGTGAGTGGGTTCAAGAGTTTGATATTTTTCGCTATTGGGAATTGTGCTTTGAAGGGACAAATCCCAGGTTGGCTATTGAGTTGTAGGCAGTTGCGAGTCCTGGATTTGTCTTGGAATCACTTGGATGGCAGTATCCCCAGCTGGATTGGTCAGATGGAAAGTTTGTTTTACTTGGACTTCTCAAATAACTCTCTCACAGGTGAAATCCCGAAGAGTTTGACAGAGCTAAAGAgcctcatttttttaaatggaagtTCATCAAATCTTACTGCTTCAGCTGGGATTCCACTATACGTTAAGCGAAACCAGAGTGCTAATGGTCTGCAATACAACCAGGCCTCAAGTTTCCCACCTGCAATATACCTGAGCAATAACAGAATAAGTGGAATAATATCACCTGAAATTGGGCGATTAAAAGCACTGCATGTGTTAGATTTGAGCAGGAACAACATAACTGGAACAATCCCTAGCTCCATTTCAGAGTTGAGCAACTTGGAATTGTTGGATTTGTCGTATAATAATCTTTCTGGATCCATCCCCCTGTCATTTAGCAAGCTTACATTCTTGTCAAAGTTTAGTGTGGCATATAATCACTTGTATGGAGCAATTCCAACTGGGGGACAGTTCTCAATCTTTCCAAGCTCCAGCTTTGAGGGCAACCTGGGACTTTGTGGGCAGGTAGATTCGCCATGTGATATCGGTGGCCATACAGGGCCAAGACCTGCTATTTCATCTGGCTCAAACAGTAAATTTGGTCGAAACAGCATCTTCGGCATAACAATCAGCATAGGTGTTGGAGTTGCCGTGCTACTTGCAATTGCACTGCTTAAAATGTCCAGGCAGAATGTGGGAGATCCAGTTGATAACTTTGATGAGGAACTCAGCAGGCCACGCAGGTTATCTGAAGCCCTTGGATCTTCAAAGCTGGTGCTCTTTCAGAATTCAGACTGTAAAGATCTTACAGTCACAGAGTTGTTAAAATCTACAAACAATTTCAACCAAGCGAACATAATTGGTTGTGGTGGATTTGGTCTGGTTTACAAAGCCAACCTTCCTAATGGGACAAAAGCTGCAATCAAGAGACTTTCTGGGGATTGTGGTCAGATGGAACGTGAATTCCAGGCTGAAGTGGAAGCCCTCTCAAGAGCTCAGCATAAGAACCTTGTTGCTCTTCAAGGTTATTGTCGATATGGTAATGACAGGTTGCTAATTTACTCCTACATGGAGAATGGAAGCTTGGATTATTGGCTTCATGAGAATGTTGATGGGGTTTCACTCTTAAAATGGGACGCAAGACTCAAGATAGCTCAAGGCGCAGCTCGTGGGTTGGCTTACTTGCACAAGGGTTGTGAGCCAAACATTGTCCACCGAGACATAAAATCCAGCAACATTCTTTTGGATGAAATTTTTGAAGCTCATTTGGCTGATTTTGGTCTCTCCAGGCTATTGCAACCGTATGATACTCATGTCACAACAGATTTGGTTGGTACCTTGGGCTATATCCCTCCCGAATATAGTCAGACTTTAACGGCAACTATCAGGGGTGATGTCTATAGTTTCGGGGTTGTTCTTCTCGAGCTTCTTACTGGTAAAAGGCCTGTGGAAGTTTGCAAAGGCAAAAACTGCAGGGATTTGGTTTCTTGGGTGTTTCAGATGAAATCTGAGAAGAGGGAGGAAGAAATTATAGATTCAGCAATATGGGATAAGGATCATGAGAAGCAGCTCTTAGAAGTGCTTGGTATTGCCTGTAAATGTTTAGACCGAGATCCACGACAAAGGCCCTCTATTGAGCAAGTTGTTTCGTGGCTCAACGGTGTTGGATATAAAGAAGCACAACAATGA